Below is a window of Anopheles cruzii unplaced genomic scaffold, idAnoCruzAS_RS32_06 scaffold00275_ctg1, whole genome shotgun sequence DNA.
GCATTTATGGTTACGCTCCTTGTTTTCGATAATTGTTTTTACAACTCGAGCATCGACCTTCGGCGAAGCTCGGGTTATGTGTTCGTTGAGCATCGCATACAACTGTGTATGCGAGTTGCGACTGTGCAAGGTGCATGCGATGTTGGTTGCTTGGTGAAGCTTGAAAGCTCGCATGCTTTGCAGGTTGCGTTgacatttgttttcaaaataacgGCTCATCAAACATACCCgccttattatgaaactcaaacggtaACTGAAGCGTGAACTCGAGCGTCagcaagaaagaaagcagaTAGCAGtaagagagaaggcagaaataGAAagctgtattttttttttctgtttttgcttattttattgctgtaccagcaaaaaagaacttacattatcctctgtttgtaaacaaaccgtttgcaaacagtgtttacgctcggttttacgctttacGTCTCCACGGACGTATAaactttttgacataagcgtaaacgatttgatATTTCAGATTAATGTTAAACCGAGTGTTAACGCTTGGTGTGGGGGGGGGNNNNNNNNNNNNNNNNNNNNNNNNNNNNNNNNNNNNNNNNNNNNNNNNNNNNNNNNNNNNNNNNNNNNNNNNNNNNNNNNNNNNNNNNNNNNNNNNNNNNCGACTGTGCAAGGTGCATGCGATGTTGGTTGCTTGGTGAAGCTTGAAAGCTCGCATGCTTTGCAGGTTGCGTTgacatttgttttcaaaataacgGCTCATCAAACATACCCgccttattatgaaactcaaacggtaACTGAAGCGTGAACTCGAGCGTCagcaagaaagaaagcagaTAGCAGtaagagagaaggcagaaataGAAagctgtatttttttttctgtttttgcttattttattgctgtaccagcaaaaaagaacttacattatcctctgtttgtaaacaaaccgtttgcaaacagtgtttacgctcggttttacgctttacGTCTCCACGGACGTATAaactttttgacataagcgtaaacgatttgatATTTCAGATTAATGTTAAACCGAGTGTTAACGCTTggtgtgccccccccccccccccccagatATAATTGCTCCTTGGGAAATGTCGATTGCGGCCGAAAGTCCACGAAATAGAAAAGAGCGATTACCTTCgggaacaattattttgaacaGACTAAAATACTACTTTTCCAcagtcgaaaaaaaacaaagcacacgTACGTTGGATTACGTTAAGTAAACAACTCAATCACACTTCAAGGGCAACGAAACCCGATCGGTCCCGATCGGTCCCGATCGGTCCCGATGATCATGATGCGCCAGCGGTTGCCTGGAGGGCCTGCAGACTGGCCAAACCCTGGCGCTGTACGACCGACGCACACACCTTGTACTGCCAGACCTGCTGGTGGAGTTCCAAGGCTGCGGCGCACGCTTCCAGCTGCTGTTCCGCTTCCGCGAGAACGGCTGCGACGGCGGCACCGTTCTCGGCCGGCACGCTGGCCGCACGCTGCTGCAGTACGCGCACCACCACGGCCGTGTGTTGCGCCGCCACATCTGCTGCCGACAGGTCCTCCGCCGGCGGCAGCCCGGTCTCCTGGCTGTTCACCTGTGTGGGGCGATGGTAAgcgaatcaatcaatcagttATTGCCACCCAGACGGCCCAGGCGTCCGATAGTTTACCAGAGCGTTGTTccaaacggccatcgaaaccAGCACAACGAATAGCTTGGCAGACATTTTCAGAACTGGACTCGGTGCTGGCTGAACTCTTGCGGAATGTGttgccggaacggaacgagaacCGCGAGCTGGCTAGTGGTCTGCAAGATCTGGTCCTTCGCGTCCCGTATATATGGCTGCCGGAGCTCGCAAGCCACTGTTTGTCGGTGAACTATCGCGCGAATACAGAATCGCAAACTTTGCTATGCAGGATTACATTAGAGTGTCGGTCCGGGCCGCGTGTTGTACCCCGCAGACGACGCACCTACGAGAGCTGTCTTATCTTCCCGGCGGTATCACTATCACCGTACTATCGCCACAGTTTGCACGCTTGTTTACCCCAATTGCACGATCTCCCGCTGTTTTCAACCTTAACCTGAGCCAGAGTCAACTTGACGACGTTTCACTTCCTGTTTGCGTACTAATGACTGTCACGGCcagtgttgtgttgtggaaCTAACTGGGCCCGCTTATCTCTCTGGAGTAGTGCCCTCTGGGAGCTGGCATGACTTCCGGCGCAGATCAGTGGCTCAAAGTCCCAGTGATcagtggaaaagtttcgctAGTCGTCCACCCGGTACTTCCACTACTATTATCCTTTCCAGGTGGCTTCTACCCCTTCCGACGGTGGCTGGTGTCCTGCGAGGTTTATGATTTTCACATTCCACTAGCCCTCCCCTCCCCGACCCGAAGAGCCTTCCgagcgaaaaacaaccaacaacgcAAAGTAACAAAGCCAGCCACCATGGAAAAGGACGAAATCAATGGATGAAAGGATACACCAAATAAATCANNNNNNNNNNNNNNNNNNNNNNNNNNNNNNNNNNNNNNNNNNNNNNNNNNNNNNNNNNNNNNNNNNNNNNNNNNNNNNNNNNNNNNNNNNNNNNNNNNNNNNNNNNNNNNNNNNNNNNNNNNNNNNNNNNNNNNNNNNNNNNNNNNNNNNNNNNNNNNNNNNNNNNNNNNNNNNNNNNNNNNNNNNNNNNNNNNNNNNNNNNNNNNNNNNNNNNNNNNNNNNNNNNNNNNNNNNNNNNNNNNNNNNNNNNNNNNNNNNNNNNNNNNNNNNNNNNNNNNNNNNNNNNNNNNNNNNNNNNNNNNNNNNNNNNNNNNNNNNNNNNNNNNNNNNNNNNNNNNNNNNNNNNNNNNNNNNNNNNNNNNNNNNNNNNNNNNNNNNNNNNNNNNNNNNNNNNNNNNNNNNNNNNNNNNNNNNNNNNNNNNNNNNNNNNNNNNNNNNNNNNNNNNNNNNNNNNNNNNNNNNNNNNNNNNNNNNNNNNNNNNNNNNNNNNNNNNNNNNNNTGGAAAAGGACGAAATCAATGGATGAAAGGATACACCAAATAAATCATCGATGGAATTTCTCTCGTGCCGGAGATAAATAATTCCCGGGGATTATGacgatgttgatgatgatgagttcactgtccgcccgcccgcccgcccgccagcgcccgcccgcccgcccgcccctCCTCCGCAACACTTCACCCCATCGCCAGCGGTGGCGGGCTTTACCTGGGCGACGTGGCCTGGCCTAATGATCACGATGAGCCATCACGGTGGGGCATCCATCAGCGTAAAAGGCGGTGTGCGTCTTGAAATTGGAGAGCGCAGCCATTAGCGTGGCGTAGCGTTGCTACGGGGCATTGTGGCCACATTATGTTGTGCATCGAACCCCGTCACGCCCCGCTTGGCCAGCGCTGCcactccgccatttttttttctttttgtttgaatgGCCCATAACGTTGCTGAGTGCAGCACTGGATTGTGCTGTCTGGACGCAGTGGCTTCACGTTGGCTGCCGGCAACAATGGTTGACGCCCCGGATTGGTTTCACCGGCCCCGGTATCTGCCGGTAGGCGGGAAACAGGGGCGTCCGGGCGGGCTCCTGAGTGCTCCTGTGCGCTGTCGTTCCGCTAACTTAACAACTTACAGTACATTAACGGGGAACAATACACAAATCCAACGGGATTgaacaaaaagaacaaaaaaaaaacaaaaaaaaaaggataacagAGTACAGCACAGTGAGCACCGAAGCACCAGAAAGCAGGAAGAgagaaaccgaacgaaaagcACACCGAATTTATTGGGTAATAACTTTGTGCGTGAGAGCGTGAGTGCAAGTGTCGATTGTCCGGAAAAGTTGCGAGAAAGCGCCGGACACATAAAAcacgagaaaataaaaccggccaccgacgcacacgtgtgtgtgtgtgcgtgagagcgAAATAGcgtacagaaaaaaacagagaacGAAGCAACCGCGAATAAAGGAGGGAAAAGCTGTAAAAAAACCGGGGCCCAAACTAACGGGGGTCTCGGCACTCCGCGGGCCGGCTGTCAGACAATCCGCTATTTGGCGTCGAATGGGTAGAAAATTGACTCCAGGATTTATGACTATTGTAGCGTTACGGGGGGGCGGGGTATTGTTCTCGCTTTTTCTCGCTGTGTCagcccgggttttttttttgctggatCAGGAGCCGGGCGACAACGGACTTCCCAAGTTAAGCACCAGGCCGCGCGTAGGGTGTCTTTAAAaggttgtatttttttatcCAACACTTTCTTTCCGCTACACGATGTTTCGCGGGTTACGATTCACAGTGTCCTGAAACGAATACTCCGAATGATCCCGCACTGACCGTAAGATCGCAGTTAACTGACAAGGAAGGCACGACTGCGAATAGAACTCGGCATCCATGATGGCGATCGAGTCGTTGAGGTATTCGGACGATGTGTTCTggaaaatcgacgatgagccaaaaaaCCGTCCAAgcaaagcagctgtcaaaagctgactgattactcaaaatggccgtaCTTTTCACCAgaagtcactgacatgtgtagcaacctaacgccaccgaaaaaaaaaaaaaatcaagaatcggatatacgtagcccacggaaatggaaaagtcgCGATCCTTTTTAAACAAACCTCGTACTTACAAAATGTTCATGTTGAACCGGGACAGGACCCACGTAGCCAACGGGGGGGCTCGGTAGGGGCGGTGGGCTGGTAAATAATTGCAGTTACGTCGGCTTGGCTTTGGAATCACAGGTGTGCGCGCTAATTTGAGGGCTGGTCAGAAGTAACATTCTCCTCGCCCCACCCCCCGATCTCGGGTGAGgaaggggtgggggggggggtcaCTAAACTAGGCGGCGCGCCACCGGGGGCCGTTTTTCAGCGTAACACATTTATCTTCGCCTCCCTCTCCCTGCCAACGAATCCGATCCAACCTTTTCTGGTTCCGGCAAACCCTTTTTTGGCTACACATTTATACAATTgctttggttggtttgttggttctTCACTCCGTTGGGGCGTTTGGGCCCGGTTTTTTGTGCCCCAAAGTGTCCCAACGCCAACACCTTTCCAGCTTCCAGCTCGCCCCCCGTGACGTTTCGTTTTTCCGGTTGACGTCGACTTCATCCCGGATGGTAAATGAAGAAAAACCTGTAACAGATCTTAAACAATTTATGATCTTCAACcattcctgtgtgtgtgtgtgtgtgtgtgtgcttgcgtaagcttccgcttccggccccccccccacccgccccGCTCGGAACTTATTACTGAAGTCCCTTGTGCTGGGGCCCCGACTTTTTAACGCACCGCGCAGATGGTGTACGGGAAAGTTTAGACATCCTTCCGAACCGAAGTGCTGCtttttctcgcctcgccttTTATTTGGCTGCTGTTTTCCGGGAAGATTACGGGAGCGAAAGCACAGCAAAAAGTCTGGCCTTGCTGCGGGAGTTATGCGCGCTGTCACGTAAGCCTTCGGCAAGTGCGTCAACGACGGCACGGGGTCGGCTGCAGGGGCATCTTTCGGGAGACTGGATTGCCCAGCGTAGAAGTTGCCGGTCAATGTCCAATGACGGGTCCAAGAAGCCGAAGATCGGGTTTTCTATTTCATTGGTTctcttcatttttcaattcaatcattTCCGGAAAAATTACTTCCTTTACTTCGACTAGTGTTGTGTGCTTGACGCTTT
It encodes the following:
- the LOC128275998 gene encoding uncharacterized protein LOC128275998 yields the protein MSAKLFVVLVSMAVWNNALVNSQETGLPPAEDLSAADVAAQHTAVVVRVLQQRAASVPAENGAAVAAVLAEAEQQLEACAAALELHQQVWQYKVCASVVQRQGLASLQALQATAGAS